The DNA segment AAtggtttgtgttattgtgccACTGTCGCAGTCAAGTCAAAGACCACACTCGAATCACATTTTGTTCACAgcatttacatttgtttccaACAAGTGCGAGACCACTGCTCCAGTATCAGTGGgataataaaactgaaatgctAGAACAATGCATATACTAGACAGTATCcccattattattaataaatacatgttaCTGAAACCTGCTTTCCTGACTGATCCTAATAGAGTGTAATGTGAATGCAATAACTGATAGGTGAAAATTGTGCTCACTGAAGCAGCACTACATGCATCTGTGAGGTTACTCATCCTATTAAATATGtaacaatattgtttttatccttGTCCCCATCGCTCAGCCTCTACACGTAAAGTGTatgagaagaagctgcagaaggTTTTGGATGAGCCGCCGGCTGAACCTGAAGCTCCTACAGACATATCAGCTCTCCCCAAGGCAGATTCTAACCAGAACGGCAACACAAACTCTGACCACTACAGCGACAAGGAAGATGGTGAGCTCACTGCACGCTGCCCATAGTCTTTGTAAATTCCAATAACCTGCATCATACAAGTTTATCAAGGTTAACCAGGTTACGTTTGGTAAGAACAATGTGTGTCCCCTTGTAGCACTGTTTGTTTATATCACCTGTGTTTTTTCAGAGGAGATTGCTGTGCCAGAgacagaaccagaaccagagccTGTTCCTGTGGTAGAGAGGCCTGTGAGGAGCAGAGGTAAAGCTCCCGTCACTGCCAGGACCAGCAGCAGTAGACGACAAACCAAGGTGAGGGACATTCTCCAGCTTGGAATATAAGTATTTCTTTCCATTTGCATTAACATGTTTCTATATTACATTGACAGGTGGTGGAGGAAGTTATTATTGAAGAGACGCCAAAGAAGGCCAGCAAGAGCGTTGTTGAAGATATCCTTGCCAATGAGATAAGCACACCAACAGGCATCAGGTAACTATTGATTTCTTGGGCTTGCACATGAATCACGCCATAAAGCCATTAAATTCACCTTGGATTAAAAGTTTGATCCTAATTCAAGGCTCCATCACTAGCTTTCTCTAATTTAACAATATTTCATGGTGTTGTGCAGTGGATGGAATTGGCTTTATTTTCATTGCGACAGTTGTCACCTCTGAAATCTAAGACTAACCCCAGAGACGTCTTTGGTGTAAGATGGTACAGTTATCTCATTACCAGCTGAGCAAACATTAGCTGAGGGAAATCATGGATGTAGTTCAAAGCTTCTGAAAAACTTAGTTTGTTGGTCCTTAAGTTAAATATTTATGCCAAGTTAATGTGAAACTTTGATTAAATCTTTTCTCTGATCAGTGCAAGCTGCAGGCGTCCGATCCGAGGGGCGGCCGGTCGACCTCTAAAACCGAGCGAGTACTGGCTGGATGAGTCCCGCCTTTTGCGCAGCGTCCACACCGAGAGCCGCACTTACTCAGAGTCCTTTTCTCGACCGGGCAGTACCGTCTCTTCAAGCAAACCCTCAGGCCGACGAGGCTTTCTGTCCGTGTTGCTCACGCTCCTGCTCCTCGTTGTCGTGGGTGGTTCTCTCTACTATGCCTGCCAGAACCTGGATGTAGAACAGATCAACACCCTCAAAGGCCTCTTGGACGGCGTCATCGTCCCGCTCCAGGGTATTGCAGACAACGCAGCCAGCTACCTGGGCATCAGCAGCAGCGCCGGTGCTGCAGACAACGCTGGCAACTAAAGACCCTCAGCAGTCCCTCGCCATGTCCACATCTGCCTCCCTGCCACAGCACACCACAGCTCCAGCAGAAACCTCGGCTCACCTCTTATCTTTTCCTACACGGTCGGGAAAAAGGACACAGTTTCAATCGGAATGAaaactttctcctctctccgttCCAGCTTTCCTCCCACCACACGAGGGAGGTATAACTCAAACTGTAGCTTCTCGATAACACTGTTTTTGTGGCAGTCAGAAGAGACtcattttaatgttgattttaACCTGTGaattgtttgtgtctttgtgcgtATTTAACCCTCGTCTGTAGAAAAAAGTGCAGAGTGGAGAGGCCAGTTTATTCATGCATGGTTCTAGTTTTTGAAGGTCATACTGTAGTTTGTAATGCTCCGTGCCAGGTGTTTTTCTGATGGTGAAGTGCCTGGACACTGTTAGCACTTAGTGCCCTCCCCTCAAGCACAAAGCAGCGCTACTACTAATACCAGAATGTCTTCATGTGTTTCTCTATGAATTTCAGAATTTGCTCAGTAGCTGTAGACTTAGGTAGAACAACGCATTATTTCTATGGTGCTCAGGTCAATTCAGCTCAAACCTTTTTGTGTTCGTCTGTGCTGGGAGGAGACACATGGTCAGGTCACATCACTGCATGATCAGCCCACAGTCAAGGTGAAATTATAACTTTGTTTTAATCTACCACTGCTTGACTCATCCTTATTTGGGGCTTCATGTCTCTGGCTGATTATTCTGGTCCCTCTGTATTGTTATCATGGCTTTTACTGTCAATAGATGATGAAACTTTATCACTTGCGACATCTTGTTTCAGCATCCTCATCAATTTGCAAACGACTTTTTTAGTGTTGATTATCTACAATTTATCTGACATTGCAGTGTTTGATCATAGATTGATTTCTCCAGCCCTGCCGGTGTGCCCATATGAGTTGACATGCTTTGGGTTTTTAGTGCTCTATTGTACCGTCTTTATTtcgctcttttttttaaattagatctCTGATCCTTCGGTCCTAAACGCAGGACTGGCTGTTGACGTGCACCCACATAGCCCACCACACTGATTGCATGTGTCCAGACACGGCAGATTTACCAAGAAAACGCAAGGAGAAAGTAAATCTTTTTTTGGGACAATTAATCGGTGTATTCTCTTCAGAGCTCTCGACTACTTCTGCCTGTGCAAATTACCAGAATTAAGATGCTGTAGGTTTCTGTGGGGTGTGTGGATTTATTCACTGGAGGTGATGTCAGGGAGTGGGAGGACTTCTGGGGCAtctttgtttctattttcatatttttctaaagtcacattttttacagcacattttaagGTAACATTTGAAAGCAATATGTAAAACATGCAAGTGTGAAACTGTATCTTAATCTGAACCTTTCTGACTTAACACAACTGATTCATCAGCAGGCAGCTCTCCCA comes from the Hippoglossus stenolepis isolate QCI-W04-F060 chromosome 5, HSTE1.2, whole genome shotgun sequence genome and includes:
- the tmpob gene encoding thymopoietin b, producing the protein MAEFLVDPTVLTKEKLKNELAANDVPLPSGEHKKEVYVQLYLKNLTVLNSKTSPPADTFSSDEELPAPVVSNKSRSGRKATKKTDKPRTAEVEVTDLTDEDLKQQLAKHGVESGPIVASTRKVYEKKLQKVLDEPPAEPEAPTDISALPKADSNQNGNTNSDHYSDKEDEEIAVPETEPEPEPVPVVERPVRSRGKAPVTARTSSSRRQTKVVEEVIIEETPKKASKSVVEDILANEISTPTGISASCRRPIRGAAGRPLKPSEYWLDESRLLRSVHTESRTYSESFSRPGSTVSSSKPSGRRGFLSVLLTLLLLVVVGGSLYYACQNLDVEQINTLKGLLDGVIVPLQGIADNAASYLGISSSAGAADNAGN